The nucleotide sequence TCTGTCCTCCTGAAGTTGCCTCTGTCTGGAAAGGCTGAGGCTGCTTCCAGACCCACCGCACACAGATCACTGCACAACAACATTGCAAAACACACCCAGAGAAAGCTATCCCCACAACTCAATTCCCACCCTACCAGGAAGGGGCTTCTTCAGCTCTGAGGCAAACCTAGGTATGTCAGAACAACCAGAGGCTGCACATCAAAACTCAGCACGTGTGTCAGAATCACTCAGCAGCCCAGGACTGACCAAActagaaaggaaggaaagctgGAAGGAAACAGGTAAGGGGGAATGTGTGCAACTCAGAGGACTCCAAGAGCTCAGGCTTTGAGACAAGGGTACCCCACTACCAGCACAGGCTTCCTGGCAGGAACACAGGCTCATTTCAAACACGATTCAGCCACTGAACATGTTTCAGATTCATTTCAGCTCACATTCCCAGAAAAGAGCTGGTTTCCCGGTGCGGTGCCGGcacatcctgcagcacagcacactgctGTTGCCAGAGCCTCCCAGTCAATCCCCTCCTCTGAGGCTCTGGCTGCAAAGCCAAAGCACCTCACACCAGGGCAGTTTCCTTCTGGGCAGAAATTCAACATCTCAAGGGAAAGCATCCCCCTTTCTTTGGATTCGGCTCTGGGCTGCAAGGTGCAGATGCAGTTGTACTCATTGATTTGAACAGGACAGGGAACAAATCACCCTGGAAAGTAGGCCTGAGCAGGCATTTGCTATTTATAAGCTAATCATCTGATCCTTCCCGAGGGAAATCCTATCCTTTGGGGCTGTTGGGAGTCAGGGAACTGCAGGAGCGTCAGGGAGGAACAGAAGGGAAGCGATTACATCGGCCAGGAGCGTGCGCTGAGTGACCAGACAAAattcctccctgctccatcacagccccagcatCCTCCTGAAGAACAGGCCAGGGATTACAAGCAGGGATTAATCTGTTATGCTAATTTGCTAAgagcaaagtaatttttttaatagctctcAACTCCATTCATCATTATCTAAAAAGGGCCCTGAGCTAGTTCTGCAAAGAGCGGCAAGTCTCACAGTAAGAGCCCACTTGAAATCCAAAAATACACAGGAAACTggctggctggagctgccttgGAAGGGGAAAGGTATGAGCTTTCATAAATCCTTGATAATTATTAATTCCTTGGGGGAGCATGCCTGTCCTGGGAAGTTGAGTGCGATGTGCAAATATgcaatactgattttttttctttctattcacATTTATCTGATAAAAATAGCCTGGGTTAGATGACACTGCTGGATTTTCCCATGAAACAATGCTCAGTCATTTCCAACACCGCTGCACACACTCAGTGCaaccacacacaccccaaaacaaTCTCACTTCTCTCTATCCTCCTTTTTCCTCACCTACCAAAGTATTACTGAGAACAACCCTCTCCCTTCATTGACAGCAGCCTCTGAAACAAACTGGACAGCAAAGAGGAATGGAACTAGCTCTGTCTCAAACAGCACGGACTAAAACCATGTCTCTTGGAGGAGAAGGCCCGATTCCCAGAGTAATCCTCACAAACAGGGCAGACTAGAGTCATCTAGGCCTGGCACCTGCCTCCAGGTGAGCAAAGCTCAGTGACACACAGGCATCAGGCTGAGGGAAGGCTGCTCATaccatccctgtgctcccccGGCACTGGCACAAGGGAGACTTTGAGAAGCCCcacataaacagaaaacaaaagcaggcCAGTGCATATTTGGCAGATTGAGATCACAATAaaagctggcacagcagcattCTCCAAAGTCTCTGTGGCAAGATCTGCCTCTAAAGCTTCCCCTGATTTGggttttggatttggtttttttcttttagcttgtTACAACCAAAGGTATTTGTTATTGAGACTATACATCTGTTATTGAGACAGATGGGCTGGAAGGACCCTGCCCCAAAACCCAGAGCAATGACACCTCTGAGGAAATATCCCAGTCAAGGCTCTCTCAGAAAGATCAAATAACTGTCACAGCCAGATAATCAGATTCCTGAGaatgtagcaaaaaaaaaaggggaacCCAGATCTTCCTAGAAATTTGTAAGTGAAACTTCTACATTTATTTCCCAGTTTACTTGGATGTCCATCTTCTAGCAAACTCCCGGAAAGACACCACAGCCACCTCAGAGACCCCCAAGCAGAGTGGGCCCCAAACTCCTGAGGCTATGAGCCCAcctgcttttattaaaaaaataaaaatatggagCCTGCATGTAAAAGTTGGCAGCCAGTACAAACTCATCACTAACTGAGGGAAGTTTGTTGTCATTCTTGCATCTCTATCACCTAAAGATAAACATTCTGGATTCCATGTACACACACCCTGACCAGCAGACAATTCCCAGTGTCCAACTCCTGTTCCCCACAAATAGATGCAGACCGGCCAGATCTTCTCCCAAGTTCTTGCTGGAGGAAGCAGATGGAGTTCTCTCAGCACCACATGACAGCTTTTTTCACCTTTAATCCCACCTCATACATCTCCAAACTCTGCTCAGCTTTCCACCAGCTCTGAACCACACAGAAGCACCAaacctgggcacagcagctttTGCACTAGTGTGCAAGCTGAGTTAACAcaacctctcctcctcctcagtgaGGTACCAAAGACCAATATATTCATGAACCCAGGCAAAAATTCCTGCTTCCCAGGACAGATTCCACTTATCTCTCCCTTGCTTCTCTGTTCCCATTTCAAACTCCTCCTGAAGTTTGTTTTCCCTGGTAAAACATGTATGGTTTCCCCAAAATCCAATGCTAAACTATCCAAGTTCACAGTTTTTGATTCTCATTTCCCGTTTTCTGCTCAGCACTCTGAGTTGCTCATGCAGTTCGTTAGCTTTTAGCTGTCAGCTTCCTCTAAGCTTCAGGTCATTACCAAAATCACCGTCGGGAACCTTACGAGACAGTTAACATAACGTGCCCAGTAACATTCTAGGAACTGCCAATTTAACATGGATTATTTTGAGTTCATCTCACTTCAGTAAATTCAGCAGGAAACCCCAAAGACATCACATCAGCCGCTTTGGGGAAGCCAGTATTTACAATACAGTTAGCTGAGGGGGTTCTAAATAAATCATCATCTCCACACCAAACTTCAGCCACCCGCAGTTGCAAACCGGCAGAGAACCAGCTCCTACCCAacagggaggggaggcagcTGCTCCAAACATAGCCGTGTGTGGTCTCCACGGGGGCACCGGGCAAACCCCACCGCATTCGAAAAAGAACCAGCTCCGGGCCGCGACTCCGGATCTCTGTGGCACAAGAATCTCCCACCCGCCAGGCATTTCCAGGCGGGATCTGCACGGCCCCAGTGCGGGTAGGCAGAAGGAGGAGAGCCGCGCCCGCGGCCTCGGCCCGGGGAAGGGCTCAGGCCCCGCGGCAGGGCCGGCCCCAGCGGGAGCCTCGCGCCCGGTTCCTCGGTCTCACTGCGACCCTGCCTCCGCCCTCCGGCGACACCGCGGAACCTCCGGTGCAGCCCGGCagggccgccgccgccgcctctgCGCTGCTGCCACCGGGCGGTGCCGCCTCTCACGGACAGGCCCCGGAGAGGCCGCGCTCACCGGGCGGCGGGGAGAAGGAGCGGAGCCACAGCGGGCGGCGGCCTGAGGAGCGGCGCTGGGTGCCGGGGAGGCGGGAGGGTTGCGGAGGGTCGCGGGCAGCGCCGGCCTCACCTGTCCCGGCGGGTCCCTCCCGGCTCCggccgcgccgctcccgcctcTGCCGCGTGcagcgcccgcccggcccccccccACCGGCCCGCGCGCCCCGGCCAATCAACGCCCGGCACCGCCGGCGCCACCGCCCAATCAGCGAAGAGAACGCGTCCCCGCCCAGCACCACCGGCCGCCAGGCCACGCCCACCTACCCTCCCTCCAGGCCTATCCCGTGACACGAGAATGGGCGGTGCCCGGCGCCCAACGGCCAATGAGAAATCACAGCGCGTCCCGCGGCAGCCAATCGACGGCCGCACAGCGCGGCCCCTCAGAAagggcgggcgggcgggcgggcggcgggagaGGGGGAGTGACCGCCCGGTGACAGGGACCCCCCCACTCAGCCCGGCTGGTGCCGGGGGCGGCCCCAGGGGTCCCGGAGCCTGGTGGACCTCGGTCCCAGGCAGCGCCCAGGGGAACAACCCTTGGGCATCGGTGGGGCGGGGCCGCCTCCGGTGCCTTGACCGGGTCAGGATGGCGCGGGGTCGCTGCCTCCGAGCCAGGCCCCGCGGTCTACGGAAGCCACCTGAATGACCAAGGGGTCGTGAGGCCTTCCTAGTTCTATCGCCCCGCTCAGTCTCgggcagctgctccttctctctgccTGGATATGCCCCTACCATGTGTCTGGAAAGCCACTGCCCCTCGCCTCGTCCCTACGTTTCCCGATCCTTGGCGTTAGTTCTGCCCTTCACATCCTCAGCCTGCCCTCCAGAACATCCCCGCTAGTGTAGTTAGTGGGCAATCTCAGGCTTTCTCACAGCCCAGGTTTTACATTCCAGCATCCTGTGGACTGCATTACAGAATAGTTGAAACTGGAAGGGACCATGGAGATAACTcagtccaacccccctgccaaggcagggtcacccagagcaggtgaCTGGAACACGCCCgggtgggtttggaatgtctccaagagagggagactccaggCCCTCCCTGGGCGGCTGTTTCTGTactcccagctgccagcatgAGGTGCAATTGCCCGAGGCAGTgtctctctgcagcccctggaaaTTATGAGCTAAGCTCAGCGCTCGACAGGTCTGGAAGGTTTGAGGGTGTGGACAAAGGGATCTTGGTCCTCGACAGAGGACAACCATTCCTGCCTGGTGCCAGCTGGAAGTGGAGCTGTCCCGGGTCTGCCTCTGAGAGGTGCAGGAGGGAGCTTCCTCCTTGTCCAGCGGATGCTGAATCTGCAAATGCATTGCTTCGGGCGATGTCGCTGGGAAAAATGTGTGGAAAAGGGGGGAGGTGGGTGATGGCAGGAAAAGCCTCTGGGCTGAAAAAcgaaggaggcagcagcaccctgggTTCGCAATTGGGCAGGGGGAGTAAGATAGAGAGGTGACGGGGAGGAGACAGCACCTGGAGGGAGTGGTGGGGCAGCTGGAGCTATGGCGTGCGGCATATGGTGCCATCCTGAAGAGAAGCTGCTCCAGAATGTGCAGAAAGTTTGTGGAGCACGTGAGCAACCCACTGATCGCTGGGATGCTGGACAACCTGCTGACCCAAGGGGTTCTGAGACTTGGTGATGTGGAAGAGGTGCAGGATCAATGCAGAATGCACGTGGATAACGTTTGGCTCCTCAAATGTCATCAAGACCAGCCAGATCTTCATTGACAGCCTCAGGATGATGGAGCAGCTGGGTCTGAGCTGACTCAGGTGAGAGATGAAGAGCCATGGTATGCTCCTGGCCAGAGCCTCCAGCgggatgctggagcagggtccaGCCCTGAGGGCGTGTCCAGGGCTCAAAGGCAAGGGACAGTTGGGTGTCACTGCCCTGAGACCTCCCTGCCTCCCTATGATGACAGAGTTCTCGGGGGTGGCTCCCCCCTGTGGGCCTGAACAGAGGCCCTGCCCTGTAACAGCCCCTCTTGCTGCGGGCGCTTCCCATGTAACTGAGGGCTTTTCTGCTTGCAGGGccctctgctgtgccactggCCTTTCCTGACACTGAAGTGCCCCCTTTGCCCACGATGGCATCCAGGGCCAGCAGTggctccagcagtgccacctGATTGAGTACTGTCACATCGGGGACAGAGAAGGAGCCCACATGCTGTGGGCAGAGTAGAtgagaggagagctggagcaTAGCCCAGCCACCCTGATGAAAGCAGGCaagggctgaggggagccagGGGCCTGCCGACCAAAGAGCCGGGTAGGagattacagaatcacagaatcagttaGTTTGGAAAATACCTTTGAGGTCATTAAGTCCAGCCTTTACTGCGAGGAACCCCACTACCAGGCTACGCGGGTGGTGAAGACACCCACAAACCCCTCCCAGCACCACCAACGCCAGAGCTTCGTCACTGCCTTCCCTGGCGCCTCCCTGGAGGCGGGGCTCCCTTCATCCCCACGGCTCCGCCTGcactcctcctcctgcccattTTACCTCCCTCGCCGGCCACTGCGGAGGAAATTGGCTTGTCCTGCTGGGTCTGGGATGGCTCCAGGCCGTGCTAGCATAGCAGCTGGGAGAACAGGAGATCAGAGGCTCGAAGAAAATATTCACATCATTGTGAATTACATCTTTCCTAGGATGCCCGGTCCCTTTTCCATGCTGTTGATCAGATGGACCAAATAGAATGATCTTGGAGAAGGTGCCCCAGTCTCCTGGTCTGCCACTCAGCATTAAGAACTGCTGCAGAGAGGGACACCAGTGAAGTCACACTTGTCTGTCACCGCAGATACCACATCCTGCAGGTCATCAACAGGCTCTATTTCTACTCAATGCCTGACAGAGCAGTTTTGAAATCATGCCTACAACAGCCACATGGAGATCTTCCTAAAGGTGGGGTTTGTGGTTAATTGCATCTGTGCCGAGGACCAGGCGTCCTGcttggagcagagctcaggtcAGGACAGGCCATTTTTTGGCAGACCACTTGGAAGCAGGCTGTCAAAAAGCGGTCTGGTTTTTACTGGAGAGTCGACTGGATCTCTGGAACCATCAGCACCCTGACTCTTGACAGGCATAGAGCCCAGTGAGTTGGTGCAGCCCATGGCATCCCTCGTGCCACCAGGCACATACCTGGATGTGCCCCTGGGATGTCTCTTGATTCCCTGTACCCTTTCCATGCAGGAAACAGAGCTTCTCTCATTTCTCCCTGCTGTTTCTCTCATCCCAGGTCCGAAAATGCTTCCCTATGCTCCCTCAGCAGATGCCATCACAAGAATGGATACAAAGTTCTGGAAACTCTACCTCTTCTCAAGCCACTGATCTCCTGCCATGGTGAAACTCTTCACCTGGCACCTTGTCGCTGCCTTTTGTCTGTGCCCCAAACCTAGTACCTGGCCAGCAGGAAGGAGTGGTGAGAAATCCCCCACTGATCCTGGGCTCCAGAGCTCACGGCTCAGTCCAAAGGTTTTGTGTGCTGACAGCTGGGACCAGACCCCACCCCCAGCTGGCTGGTGGCACCCAAGGAGCTCGTTTCAGTAACTTATGACTCTGGAGTTTACTGGTCTGATGttcttctcaggaaaaaaatacacagagagCAAGTGTTTGAATTTGAGGGTGATATAGCAGAAAACTCAAGGCCAATGCAGCCGGGCTCgtgagagaagggaagagaaagggatagggaaggagaaaggggaaggggaaggggaaaggaaggggaagggaaggagaagggacaagaacagctctgcagaaacacagcacaTCTCCAAAGCACTCCCTGGTGCCCACTCTGCTTGGCAACTACAGCTAGACCTGGAAAAAAACATCCTCGGTCTTCTGCCCTCCCTCCCTTTTGGGGTCtccaaacaaccccaaactAAGCAAACTcatcccagggagcagcagacacctggctctggagcagcaaaagcagagatgGTCAGTGTCTCTCTCTATTGTCCACACACAGAGCATGCCCCAGTTGTAACAGAGATGATCTGTCACCCCCATAGTCACTTCTGCCCTGTCCTTGCCTTTACCAGTTGTCCAATAAAGCGATTTTTGCAGCAGACACCCTactcctctgcctccagcccatGGTGGGTGAACATAATGCTGCCTCGGGAGGATGCAGAGCAGGTGGGAGGGGAGAAATTGTCAGGAACTCAGAAACGAAGCAACACCTGCCTTTGGGACAGCCTGAGCAGACACCCTCCTTGCTGAGGAGGCAGATTCCCCTACTCCCCAATCCTCACACTGCTCCAGGCATAGAGCAAGGATGCATTTCCCCTGGGAGCCAAGAAAGATCCTCAAACCTGTGTCTCATGTGCACTTCTCCCACAGATTGTCACATTAGGGCCCAGTCCAGGTGTCACCTCCCACCAGCATCCCTGCTGTCAATGGAGAACCACCTCCTATGCCCCGCACACATGCCCTGCTCTCCATGGTGACATCCAACCCCTGTTCTGCCTTGGCATGGATTCAGCTTTATTGCACCATCTGCAAAGTCACAGACAGATCCATGGAAGGgtctggcagcaggaaaacaagaggGCTCTCCTGCCCCCTTTGTGTGCCTGACACCCACCTGCAGGCAGGACAGTGTCCTGAGCCAGTGCCACCCCATGTCCCTGCAAGGTGGCAGGAGATCTCAGCAGGATGCAGgtgcctctctgctctggctgcaggagaaccAGGATGGAAGAAGGTCTTGCAGGCAGGATGAGACTGCAGTGAGGGTAGCCAGGCCCAGCTGAGCCCACCCTCAGAGCCCGAGCCCTGTGTCACTGCCCAGAGCTCCTCAGGACCCACACGGTCGTTGCAGAAACTCTGGTCCCCAGTGCTACAGCTGTGGCAGGAAATTGAGGACAGCGGTGATGAATTCTTCAAATTTATCCTGATGGACTATATGGCCTGCACCTTTAATGTACTGGATTTCTGCCTTGGGGAAGAGGCGTTGGATCTCTGGGTAGTCTCTAGAGCTGCAGAACAAGGGAAGATGCCATGATTATAGGTCCCTCCTGGTGTCTTCTCTCACCGTCCCCAAGCAGAGTGTGATCTCAAGTATGactccttccctgctgggaaAGCCCAGGGAGCCCCCAGCTTGCCCCTTGCTCCAGTCTGTCAATGTCACCGGCTGCTGGAGGAACAGCCCTTGCTCAGGACCTTCCCCCTCCCAGGGGCTCCTCCCAccttcagcagctgcaaagAGCACAAAAGGTCAAACCACAGACCTGGAACCACTTCTCTCCAGTCTCACCTGATATAGGGTGAGTTGGACCCTCCCAAGAAGAGTGCAGGACCAGGATATGGCTTGTGGAAGACAGGGAAGTTCATGAGATCTGCCAGGTGCCGGGAAATGGCCTCCAGGTTCACTCGCCACACATAGCGGCCCTCCACCTCCACCAGGTTGGTGAGGAGGAACTGTctcagctgtgggagctgccaTGGAAGGGGATCATGCACTCTTCAGTaggagcagcaaagcaggaTGTCCTGGCACCCTCCATCCTCCCATCCTCCCCCATCTCCCACAGGATTTCCTACCTTGaccacaggctgcagttggTCATCTGCCAGCTGGCGTGCTGCTGAACGGGACAGGCCCACCGGGACTTTCACCTCCTTCATGGCCGAGATGTAGCCAGAGAATTCAGACACGGGGGCGGTTGAGCCAGGACCAATGTCTACAGAGATGAGGCGCTCCACCAGGTCTGGCTGGAGACATAAGCAGGGCAAATCAGATACCGGGATCTTCCAAGATCTCCCCAGTGGGAGTAGGCAAAGGGCTCCACTCCCAGTCAGATTCCCTGGAGGCTCTTAGCTCCCTCCTGTCTCAGCAGAGACCTCTATGTGCCACTCCCAGAGTCCTTGTGCTCGGCACAGATCTCCAAGCTTCCTCACAATTGgtgctggagggacagggcagagcaTGGGCTGGTGGGCATAGATTTGCCCCTGCTCCCATAGCCTGGCTTACAGCTCTGTGTGGGACAGCACCCACCCTGATACAGACAAAGTCCCTGACACAGACAAGTGGAGCTGGGGGCAAGGCTGGCACCACTGAACAGTCTCAGAAGGTGCCatccccttcctgcagctccccctGGAGCTTCCTGAGCCTGTGTCCCCACTCCCACCCTCATGCCTGCTGACCCGTTGCAAGGCCAACGTCATGGCTGTCTTGCCCCCCATGCTGTGTCCCACGAGGATGCACTTGGTAATGCCCAGGCGGCTCAGGAGGTGCTGCACGTCCAGGCTCATGGCTTCATATGTCATCAcggggctgtgggggctgctGCCGTGGTTTCGGGCATCCACTGTCAgcacctgcctgggcaggggcagcgTGTCACCGCAGGCAATGCCCACCATGACCCCAGACCCCTCCCTGTGTGCTGCAcctccccccaccccctggGTCTCACCTTGCCACTACCATGGCGCACCAGTGTCTTGGCCACTGTCTGGAAATTGCCATGGCTGCCAAAGAGCCCGTGGAGCAGGACGAGGGGTGGCCGATCCCTGTGACCCTCCACCTCCACATGGGCCAGGGGCACTGCACTGTAGGGAGACAGGCATGGGGTATGGCCAGAGGTGCAGGAAGGAAGTGagccctgcccctctgcccagccctggtgaggcacatTTGGAGTGCTGTGTCTGGTCCTGGGCTCCTCAAAAAAAGTAGACATGTAGCTCCTGGAGCGGGGCCAGCCCAGGttgtgaggatgaggagggagcaTCTCCATGGCCAGGAAAGGccgagggagctggggctgtccagcctggagaggagccccagctgagaggggccctcagccctgggtgtccctgtgtgcagggacgggcagagcagggcccaggctccGCTCCAGGGCCCAGCAGTGGCACCAGAGCaacgggcagggactgagcccagcaattccccctgcacaggaggcacaacttctgccctgggcagtgcccagccctcaacaggctgcccagggaggggctggagcctcctcagcggggatattccagagccctctggacacagtcctgtgccctgtgctctgggatggccctgcctgagcagggaggtgacaccagtgaccctctgtggtcccttccagcctg is from Sylvia atricapilla isolate bSylAtr1 chromosome 20, bSylAtr1.pri, whole genome shotgun sequence and encodes:
- the ABHD11 gene encoding sn-1-specific diacylglycerol lipase ABHD11 isoform X3, whose amino-acid sequence is MSTFFEEPRTRHSTPNVPHQGWAEGQGSLPSCTSGHTPCLSPYSAVPLAHVEVEGHRDRPPLVLLHGLFGSHGNFQTVAKTLVRHGSGKPDLVERLISVDIGPGSTAPVSEFSGYISAMKEVKVPVGLSRSAARQLADDQLQPVVKLPQLRQFLLTNLVEVEGRYVWRVNLEAISRHLADLMNFPVFHKPYPGPALFLGGSNSPYISSRDYPEIQRLFPKAEIQYIKGAGHIVHQDKFEEFITAVLNFLPQL
- the ABHD11 gene encoding sn-1-specific diacylglycerol lipase ABHD11 isoform X1, with the translated sequence MILRRLRRAPVPPPLPRSLLQPTAAARSVATAVPLAHVEVEGHRDRPPLVLLHGLFGSHGNFQTVAKTLVRHGSGKVLTVDARNHGSSPHSPVMTYEAMSLDVQHLLSRLGITKCILVGHSMGGKTAMTLALQRPDLVERLISVDIGPGSTAPVSEFSGYISAMKEVKVPVGLSRSAARQLADDQLQPVVKLPQLRQFLLTNLVEVEGRYVWRVNLEAISRHLADLMNFPVFHKPYPGPALFLGGSNSPYISSRDYPEIQRLFPKAEIQYIKGAGHIVHQDKFEEFITAVLNFLPQL
- the ABHD11 gene encoding sn-1-specific diacylglycerol lipase ABHD11 isoform X2 — its product is MWRWRVTGIGHPSSCSTGSLAAMAISRQWPRHWCAMVVARQVLTVDARNHGSSPHSPVMTYEAMSLDVQHLLSRLGITKCILVGHSMGGKTAMTLALQRPDLVERLISVDIGPGSTAPVSEFSGYISAMKEVKVPVGLSRSAARQLADDQLQPVVKLPQLRQFLLTNLVEVEGRYVWRVNLEAISRHLADLMNFPVFHKPYPGPALFLGGSNSPYISSRDYPEIQRLFPKAEIQYIKGAGHIVHQDKFEEFITAVLNFLPQL